A stretch of DNA from Pseudoalteromonas sp. A25:
AAAAGGGTTAAAAACAATAGGTAATGCATAGATCATTACTTCGCTAATATTAAAAACCGCCAATGGCAATGAGAGCTTGGCAATATGCTGCTCATGATGCGCCTCTTTTATGAAAAAGCTTGCGATGATAATTCCCCATACGCAACCTGTGCCACCTAATAAAACAAATGAAGTGAAAAACTGGTAGATAACAATATCTGGCTCTAGGACATAATGTGACAACTCAAGCGGCGCCAGAATATGAAATGTATTGTCTCCGTGTACACCAAAAAACCACAACAAGTGAGTTGATATGAGCTGAAAGTACAGCTTACCTAAGCCTGTTAGTTCAAAATGAACATGCAACAAATTATCGTATAACCATATCCCAACATGATTAATATACGGAAAAACAAATAACGTTACACTGGTCACAACTAAGTAGGGAAAAATAAGGTTAATATGCTTTCTGAGGAACAGGCTGATCGAACTGACGTTAACTATCTTTAAAAAATCTAACTTACTTAATTGATGTAACAAGTAACAGCAAAAAATGGGCATTAGTATCGCGTAAAAAACCCCTTGAGTATGGTTTATCGCAATCGTGTTATTTTCTATGGATATGTACCCTGTCACAGTGGCAAAGCAGATAACCACTATGATCGGTGAGGCAATCGAGTGAATATTTAGGTTTTTTGACAAATGGTATGAAAATGAGATCAAGCTAAATAACGGGAACAGGCCCCAAACCAATGCATTGAAGTCATTAAAATACTTATGATTACTGCTACTACCAATATCGAGCCACTGATTTAGCAATGTTATAAGTGACGCCACAATAAAAAACGGTATTAACGCAATGTAACCTTCACGAAGAGAAAAAATCACCGTATTGGATGATACTTTCAGCGCTACCTGATTAAACCTGTTTATGATTAAATTTGACAAGCTGATACTCACTTTTCCTTAGTAACATCACTAAGTTTAGAAAAGGATACAACTATAGAGAAGTGAGTAGGATTGAATAATTTTCAATTCATCAAGCAAACACATTCACACCGATAAGGCTTTGTACCTCATCTCTGCGCTGTTGGTTATTAATCGCCATGTAGGAACTGATCGCCTTGCTATTGTTAAAACTTGGCTGGTCATAAATAGTTGACTTAAATTCGCTTTGTAGCTTTTTGGCGAGTTCAATGCCTTTATCAGAGCTTTTTACAAAGCTTGTTTGTTCGGTGGGTTTTGGCGCAGACTGTTGCTCAGCATCTAGCTTTTTAATTGCTGGTTTAAGCTGATAAGTATGTTGGCTTTGTACAATTAGCTGTGTTTTCATTGTCTGCACCGATGTAGCTACTCTTATAAAAATATAAGATTATTCTCGACCTGGCAACTTTTTCCAAGTTACCGTATCCCTAACATAGTGCGGTTGAGCACTCGCTGCATCAACAGATAACCCTTTGCTAAATGCTAGGTCACCAAGCTCAAGCATGTAAAACGCATCAGGTAATGTAATGGCTTCTTGTACATCAAGGTTGTTACTTTTGACCAACTCAGGGTAAGCTTGCCATGCGCTCCCTACCGCAGCAATTTGGGGCTCAAAGCACTTTACATCCTCAGGCGCACAAACAATCTCATCTTCAACAACGGCCACAGTGCCATCGCTTGAAACCTGATAGTGTGCTAGATAAATTTCACCCATGCGTGCATCAATTCCGCTTAGCACTTGTGAGACATTACATTGACGTACCGCTTGTAATGCCATCGCTTCTAAAGTTGAAACTCCAACCAACTTCAAATTTGATGAGAACGCGAGCCCCTGAGCTATCGCCACACTAATGCGCACTCCGGTAAAACTACCAGGACCTCTACCAAACACAATGCCATCTAGGTCGCTAAGCTGACAATTTGCTTTGGATAATAATCGCTCTATCTCAGGGAGGATTTTTTGACTATGTTGTTGCGGACAGACTTCAAAGTGACGATAAGTTTGGTCATTGTAGTGAAGTGCTAAACTGAGCGCCTCTGTTGAAGCGTCAATTGCTAACAAGTTGTGTTTCATATTATTTTATATTCTCAAGAAATTTAGTTGCGGTTTCCAAACAGCGAGTCCGCTTCATCGCAGGTAAGCTTTTCAAAAATGTTTGCCCGTATTTTCGCGTAACTAAGCGATTATCGCAAATAACCAGTACACCTTTGTCTGAATTATCTCGAATAAGACGCCCTACCCCTTGCTTTAAGCTAATCACCGCTTGCGGTAATTGAATTGTAGAAAATGGCTCTTTACCCTGCATTTCAGCGTCGTTCATTCTTGCTTGCAAAAGCGGGTCATCTGGCGAAGTAAAAGGCAGTTTATCTATCATAACACAACTAAGCGTATCACCTCGTACGTCAACCCCCTCCCAAAAGGATGCTGTTCCTAGTAACACTGCATTACCATGGCGCACAAACTGCTCCAAAATAATGCGTTTTGATGACTGCCCTTGCATAAATACCGGATATTCAAGCGCTGTACTTAAGCCTTCAAATACCAGATGCATAACGCGATAGCTAGTGAACAATAAAAACGTGCGACCTTTTGCGGCACTAATAAGTTGTTTGGCAATTTTGACCAAAGTATGTGGCATTAAATCGTCACGACTTTCTGGTAAATAACGAGGTAAACATAACAATGCTTGTTGCTGGTAATCAAACGGACTTACCACAATGCTTTGATGTGAGGGCGTAAGCCCAAGGCTGGCGTTAAAATGCGCCAACGAATCATCAACAGATAAAGTAGCTGAGGTAAAAACGAAACTCGATTTGGTTTTTTCAACTATTTCTTGAAACTTACCCGATACATCCAAGGGCGTAATGTGAATAGAAATATAGCGTCGTGTGGTTTCAAACCAATAACTGAAACCTGTCTGCGAAACATCGAATGCACGCTCCAGCTGCCCTTTAAATTTGAGTACTCTTTCAAATGGGTGTTCTATTTTGTCGCTGCGATCTAAACAAGTTTTAAGCACTTGGTATAAAAAATCCAGATCACTGATCACCCTGTGCAACGCATCACAGACTTGTTTGCTTGCTAAAGCGGCACGCCAGTCACCACGCCCCCCCTCTACTCCAAAGGAAATTCTTAGATCTGCAACACTGGTTTCAAGCTTATTTAACGTTTTACCGAGTTGCAACATATCCGGGATATCTGAGCGATATATGAGTCGAATGTCGTTGATCAGGTCGCCAAGTTGCTTAGTACTAAATGATTCACCAAAGTAATCACTGGCAATTTGAGGTAACTGATGAGCTTCGTCAAATACATAGTTATCAGCCGTTGGCATTAGCTCTGCAAAGCCAGAGTCTTTGACTGCCATATCAGCAAAAAACAAGTGATGATTTATCACTACTAAGTCAGCTTCCATCGCTTTTAATCGGGCTTTTCGGATGTAGCAACTTTGAAAGTCTGGGCAGTCTTTACCTAAGCAGTTGTCTGCAGTTGAGTTTACATAGGGTAAAACTTTAGCGTCTTCTTCAATACCTATACAGTCAGCCAAATCGCCACTGTCTGTTTCGGTGGCAAACTTAGCAACCATTGCAAGTTGGTGCATTATATCTGGGTCATCGCTAGGTACATGCGCAACATGCTGTGACAACCGATAGGTACACAGGTAGTTAGCCCTTCCTTTAAGTAAAGCTGTGGTTTTACCGACTTTCAGTGCTTTTTGTAATGTGGGTAAATCGCGGTGATAAAGCTGCTCTTGTAATGCTTTTGAGCCTGTGGAAATAATCGACTTTTGCTTGCTTAATAACAAAGGAGCTAAATAAGCAAACGTCTTACCTGTGCCCGTTCCAGCCTCAACAACACACTGGCCATTATCGGCAATGGTTTTCTCTATTGCTAGAGCCATTTCGATTTGTGGCTGCCTTGGTGTATAACCATTAAAGTGTTGAGCAAGTGGCCCTTGCTGTGAAAAAACGTGTTGAATCGACAAGATACAGCTTAGTTAGAAAGTTTGGGCTGATTGTAATGAGTAAAGTACACTAGGGCAAGAAAACAGCGTTGTTAAAAGTGCATCATGCCCAAGTATCTAAATGTGTTTCGTCGTCTTCTTCTTGATCTTTACTCTTTGCGTTTTTTTGTTGCTCAGCCATTTCTTGCTCTTTTAGCTTTTTGCGCTGTTGCTCTAGTACCTCACGGCGCAACTTCACTTTCGAAACTAATCCATCTTTTACACCAGCAATGTAAAACATTGGCTTGTGCTCTACTTCTAACCTCACAATATTAGTTAGGAATGGTTTTAGTGCATCCATAATCAATGCCCTCGCCTTGTAAAATCTACCTATATTATCGGCAGTTATAAGATATTCTTTAGAAATCACGAAAAAGTGCTTGCACACTTTTACCTTTCTGTGTTTTTCTAGATATACAAACACAGCATAACGAATATTTAACGAGTTAACCATGTTCAATACACTGACAGCAGTACATCATCACCATCATTCAACGGGATAACCTGTCAGGTATTTCGCTGGTGGGTTATTCCCTTAAAGGAACCTCCGGCGAGCAGCACAAAATTTAGTTTATTTTCGCCCCGAGGTTCCGCCTCGGGGTTTTTTGTTTTTAAAACTAAGGAAAATAGATTATGAACAGCAATAGATTAAGAATCGCAATACAAAAATCAGGGCGCTTATCAAAAGATTGCCAAAACTTGCTCAAACAGCTGGGGGTAAAACTCAACCTTCGTGAGCAGCGCCTTATTGCCCACTCAACCAATATGCCTATCGACGTTTTAAGAGTTCGAGATGACGATATTCCAGGTCTGGTTATGGATGGCGTTTGCGATTTAGGTATTGTTGGTGAAAACGTATTGGTCGAAGCACAAGCAGAGCGCGCCGGTGGTACACAAAACGCAGAAGTTATTAAGCTTTCGAAGTTAGATTTCGGTTACTGTCGCCTAGCATTGGCATGGCCTCAAGAGCTTGGTCCGCAAGATAAGTCTTGGTTTGAAGGCAAGCGCATCGCTACTACCTACCCAGAAATCTTAAAGCAATATCTACAAAGAGAAAACATCAATGCCAGCGCGGTAATGCTCACAGGTTCGGTTGAAGTAGCACCGCGCGCGGGCCTTGCAGATGCTATTTGTGATTTGGTATCAACGGGGGCGACATTAGAGGCAAACGGCTTAATGCAAGGCGACACCATTTTGGAATCAAACGCCTGCTTGATTCAAAATCCCAACCTAGCCGACAGTGACAAGCTAGCGCTTATTAACAAACTTATGCCGCGTTTAAAAGGTGTAAGACAAGCCAAAGAAAGTAAATACATCATGCTGCATGCGCCAAAAGATAAACTCGATGAAATTTGCGAATTGCTGCCAGGCACGGGTCAGCCAACTTTGTTAGCGCTTGCAGGCAGTGACGAATATGTTGCTTTGCACATGGTCAGCACCGAAACCTTGTTTTGGGAAACAATGGAAGAGTTAAAAGCTTTGGGTGCAAACTCAATTCTTGTGATGCCAATTGAAAAGATGATGGAGTAATCCCCGTGATCCGTTGGAATGAGGAAACACCCCAAACCCAGCAAGCGTTACTCACACGCCCTGCGGTTATGGCCAGTAAAACAGTCGAAAACAGCGTACTGAAAATAATAGAAGAAGTTGCGTCTGAGGGGGACGCTGCCCTACTAAAATATGCTGAACTATTCGATAAAAGAGTGAACCCGCGCTTGGTTGTGCCACAAGATGAAATCGATAACAGCGCAGCGCAGCTCAGTACAGAGCTTAAAAAAGCAATCGAACAGGCTTATGCAAACGTAAAAGCCTTTCACCAAGCACAGCAGCCAAAAGACATTAAACTCACCACCAGCCCGGGCGTTGAGTGTGAACTGAAATATCAAGCGATCGATGCGATAGGATTATATGTGCCTGGAGGCAGCGCGCCTTTGCCTTCTTCAGTATTAATGCAAGGGGTATGCGCGCAGCTAAGTGGTGCAAAAACTGTGGTTTTATGCACACCGGTTAATGGCGAAAGCCGTATATCACCTGCCATTTTATATGCTGCCAAACTATGCGGTATTACTACGGTGATAGAAAGTGGTGGTGCTGGTGCAATTGCGGCGATGGCGCTTGGCACGCAAAGTGTGCCTAAAGTAAACAAGGTTTTTGGCCCTGGAAACAGCTACGTTACCATGGCAAAGCAGCTGCTAAGTCAATCGCAAACAGGCTTTGCGATTGATATGCCAGCGGGCCCATCTGAGGTGCTTATTATTGCCGATGAGCGTGCTAACCCTGAATTTATTGCAGCAGACTTGTTGTCACAAGCCGAGCACGGTAGCGACTCTCAGGTTATTTTACTATGTAATAGCGAAGCCATCATTGAGCAAACACAGCGCGCGCTTGATGCACAGCTACAAGCGCTAACCCGACGTGATATTGCGCAAGCAGCTATGAACAACAGTGCGCTGATATTAGTTAACTCACTCGAGCAAGCTTTTGATATCTCAGCGCAGTACGGGCCAGAGCATTTGATTTTACAACTTGCTGATGCCACCCCATACCTACCGCTAGTTAAAAACGCAGGCTCTGTGTTTGTTGGTGATTATACACCAGAATCTGCTGGGGATTATGCGTCTGGGACTAACCACGTGTTACCTACATATGGCTACTCAAAAGTCTATTCTAGCCTAAATTTATTAGACTTTTATCGCACCTATACCGTGCAAAGCATTACAGCTCAAGGCCTTAAAAACTTAAGCAGTGCAATTGTGCCTTTAGCCGACGCTGAAGGATTAGATGCACACGCTAATGCCGTAAAAATTCGTCTAGAGGCGATGAACAATGACTAAGCAAGTATTTCCAAACAATATTCTTCCCGACAATATCAATGCGCTGGCCGCGTATAGTTCGGCAAAAAGCCAAAAGCTTACTGGCTCAACGTGGTTGAACGCCAACGAAAGCCCTTATACAAAAACGTTTGAATTGAGCTTGTCTGATTTAAACCGCTACCCTGATCCGCAACCTGAAAACGTTATCAACGCTTATGCGCAATACGCAGGACTTGGCGCTGAACAAGTGCTGATGACCCGCGGAGCGGATGAAGGTATTGAACTTTTAGTACGCACTTACTGCGCAAGCGGCAAAGACAGCATTGCGTTATTTATGCCTACGTACGGCATGTATAAGGTAACTGCTGATAGCCACAATGTTGCCATTAACGCTTTAACTCAAGAGCTATTACTTGAAGGGAGTGTTGAGCAGATTATTACAGCGGTTGGGAACAGCAAATTAGTATTTATTTGTAACCCCAATAACCCTACTGGCAGCCTAACGCCACTGAATAAAATATCTGCAATCGCTAACGCACTAGAAAACAAAGCAATTGTCGTGGTAGACGAGGCCTATATAGAGTTTTGTCCGCAGCAAACCGCCACTACCCTATTACAGGAATTTGCTAATATCGTGGTTTTGCGCACTTTATCGAAAGCCTTTGCATTAGCAGGGCTCAGAACAGGCTTTATGTTGGCTAACACAGCGTTGTTAGCGCCAGTGCGCAAAGTAATTGCCCCTTATCCCGTATCTAGAGTTGTTGCAACAATAGCCGAACAAGCACTGCAAAGTGATGCAATTACCCAAATGCGCAGGCAAGTGACGATTTTAAATCGTGCCAAAGTAATACTGATGCAATGGCTAGAGTCATCGCCCGCTGTAAGCAAAGTTTTGAACGGACAAGGTAACTTTGTTACCGCGCAACTCAAAAACAAAGCCGATATAGACAAAGCCATGAAAGGTGGCCTTATCATGCGCCCGTTCACCCTATGCGAGCAAGATAATTGGCTGAGAATATCAATTGGTAATGAACAAGAACTAGAACAAGTGAAGCTGTGGCTTGAAACACTTGGCAGCAAGCTTTAAAGGAACAACCATGAGTAACCCCTATTTATTTATAGACCGTGATGGCACTTTGATTGACGAGCCGATTACCGACAAGCAAGTTGATAGTCTTGAAAAGCTGGTACTCTTGCCCAACGTGATCCCGGCACTTTTACAGCTGCAAGCAGCTGGATATAAATTAGTTATGGTATCTAACCAAGATGGTTTAGGCACCAATAGCTTTCCGATTGCTGATTTTGATATCGCACAAAATAAGATGATGGAAATTTTTACCAGTCAAGGGATTAAATTTGATGAGGTATTAATTTGCCCGCACTTTAATGAAGACAATTGCCAGTGTAGAAAACCCAAAACAGGCCTACTCACCGAGCTGATGCGCTCAGGTAAAGTGGATTTAGAGCGCTCTTATGTGATTGGTGACCGCCAAACCGACATCGGCCTTGCTGAAAATTTATGTATTCAGGGCATATTATATGACGGAGATTGGCCAGCCATTGTTACACAGCTGACTACACAAAACCGCACTGCTTGCGTAACTCGAAATACAAAAGAAACACAAATTTGCGTCAGTGCTAATTTGGATCAAAACGCCAATGGCGAAATAAATACCGGACTTGGCTTTTTTGATCACATGTTAGATCAAATTCGTACCCACGCTAATATCGGGTTAAACATCAAAGCCAGTGGCGATCTGCATATTGACGAACACCACCTAGTGGAAGATGTTGGCATAGCGCTTGGGCAAGTATTAAAGCGTGCTTTAGGCACCAAATCACAAATAGCACGTTATGGTTTCGCGCTTCCTATGGATGAGTGTAAAGCCGAGTGTCAGCTTGATTTATCAGGCCGTGCCTCCTTTGTACTCAATGCCAACTTTAGTCGCGAAAAGGTCGGCGACTTAGATGTGCAAATGGTTGAGCACTTTTTCAAATCGCTTGCGGATAATGCCCAAGTAAGTTTGATCCTCTCAGTGACCGATGGTAATTGTCACCATCAAGTTGAAGGCTTGTTTAAGGCATTTGCGCGTGCGCTCAGAATGGCAATTGCGCAAGACTTACAGCAGCAAACCGCAAGCTCTAAGGGGTGCTTATGATTGCCATAATTAACACCGGCTGTGCCAACATAAACTCCGTACGCTTCGCATTTGAGCGTTTAGGCGTAACCCCAGAAGTGATAACAGACCCTGCTCAGCTTGCTCATTTTGACCGCGCGATTTTACCCGGTGTTGGTCATGCCAAAGTTGCCATGGAGCGTTTAAAGCAAGGTGGTTGGCAACAAGCAATAGCCGAGTACGACAAGCCGCTTATGGGAATTTGTTTAGGTATGCAACTGCTTTGTGAGCATACCGATGAAGGGGATGTTTCGTGTTTAGGCATGATCCCTGGCAACGTAGGGCTATTAGAAGTAGGCGAGCTTACTTCCCCTCACATGGGTTGGAACAATTTATGTGAAGTAAAACCACATCCACTGACAAAAGGACTTAGCGCACAACAACAAGTGTACTTTGTACACAGCTTTGCGCATACGCCAAACGAAGCAACATTGGCGCAAGGAGAATATGGCAGTGCATTTTCTGCCATTGTTGCAAAAGACAACTATGCGGGTATGCAATTTCACCCGGAGCGCAGTGCTAAAGTTGGCGCGCAGCTGTTACAAAACTTTATCGATTGGCAATTGCCCTAAGGATACACATGATCATTCCAGCACTTGATGTATTACAAAATCAAATCGTACGTCTTTATCAAGGCAAATATGACACCGCTCAATTTTATCCTTATGAACTTGGGCAGAGACTACAAAAATATCAAAACAGTGGCGCACAAAAACTGCATTTAGTTGATTTAGAAGGTGCACGCGACCCACAAAAAAAACAGTGGTTACAAATTCAAGCCGCCACCAAAGCTTTGAATGTGCCTTATCAAGTTGGTGGCGGTATTCGCAGCTTTGATGATGTAAAGCAATGGCTTGAAGCCGGTGCAAACCAAGTTGTTATCGGCTCGATGGCTGTTGACAAACAGCAAGAGGTCGCAATGTGGATACAAGAATTTGGTGCTGAGCGGTTTGTGATTGCACTTGATGTCAACCAGACCGAAACAGGTTGGGCAACCGCGACACATGGCTGGCTGGCGGGTGGCCAAGACAACTTATTTGAGTTAGTAGACTTTTATTATGCTCTGGGTGTGGTTGACTTTCTATGCACGGACATCAGTAAAGATGGCACCATGACTGGTCCCTCTTTTAAACTCTACGAGCAATTAGTAGCACATAATACGCAAATTAAAGTTCAAGCATCTGGAGGCGTCAGCTCTTTAGAAGACATTGAAAAACTGAGTCGTATAGGCGTAGGCGGAGTCATTTTAGGCAAATCTCTACTTGATGGAGTATTCACAGTTGAGGAGGCGTTGGCATGTTATCAAAACGCATAATTCCTTGTTTAGATGTTAAAAATGGCCAAGTTGTTAAAGGGGTAAAATTTAAAGGCCATGAAGTTGTTGGAGATATTCTTGAACTCGCGCAACTATATAGCCAAGCGGGTGCTGACGAGTTAGTCTTTTATGAAATAAGCGCCAGTGTTGAAAAACGCTTACTAGATGTGGATTGGGTCAGTAACATCGCCAAACACATTGATATCCCGTTTTGCGTTGCCGGCGGCATTAAATCCGTGGCTGATGCTGCAAAAGTGTTAGAGCAAGGCGCTGACAAAATCAGTATTAACAGCCCAGCCATTGCAAGACCGCAACTAATTAAAGAACTGCACGATGAATTTGGTAAGCAGTGCGTGGTGGTTGGCATAGATAGCTTTTACGATGAAAATACAGGTGATTACCTTGTTTATCAACTTACCGGAGATCCCAATGCATCGAGTCGTACTCGCTATAAAACCCAGCAATGGGTCGAAATGGTGCAAGAGCTTGGCGCTGGGGAAATCGTGCTTAACTGCATGAACCAAGATGGGGTTCGAAAAGGCTATGATAACGCGCAACTTAGCCTGATCAGACGCATGTGCGACATTCCATTAATCGCTTCGGGAGGTGCTGGCAACATGCAAGATTTTGCCGATGTATTCAAGCAAAGTCAGGTTGATGGAGCGCTTGCCGCGAGTGTTTTTCATAAAAACATTATTGATATTGGTGAACTAAAAACGTATTTAAACGAACAACAAGTGGCGGTGCGATTATGCAATTAACTCCAGATAACCTATCACAACTTGATTTTGAAAAAAGCCCGATGATGCCAGCTATTGTGCAAGATGCTGCTACGGGTCAGATACTAATGCAAGGCTTTATGAATGAAGAAGCGATTGCTGCAACATTTGAAAAACAACTTGTTACTTTTTATTCTCGCTCTAAAGAAAGACTTTGGACTAAAGGAGAAGCGTCTAACAATGTATTAAAGCTGATAAGCGCACACACTGATTGCGATCAAGACTCGATTTTAATCCTCGCCTTACCCGAAGGGCCAACATGTCACTTAGGGACGCAAAGCTGTTTTGCCGACGCGAAACCCGCTACTAGCTTTTTAGCTCAATTAGAGCAAGTCATCATTGCCCGTAAAAATGATGACCCTAATAGCAGTTACACAGCATCCTTATTTGCCAAAGACATCAGCAGAAGCTGCCAAAAAGTCGGCGAGGAAGGCGTTGAAGTTGCGCTTGCAGCCATGAAGCAGGACAAAGAAGAGCTGATCAACGAGTCAGCAGACTTACTTTATCACTTATTGGTTTTATTACAGCGCAGCGACAGCAGTTTAAAAGAGGTTGTTGATTGTTTAGAAAGCCGCCATAAACCAAGCTGATACTAGCCTTTACGTTTTACCGTGGTATGCTTGTCGCTTAATCGCAAGTTCCTTGGTAAAACGTTTAATGTTTATTTATATTCAAGGTTTTATGCTTGCTTTTATAGCAACTCGTTTAGTTAGGCTATCTGTTTTGAGCAAAGGAACCTTCTCGGAAGCTAACGGCGCCCCTCTCAATTATTTAGGGTTACTGCGAATTGCGACAATCCATGCCGATAACTGTCATATAAAGAGCGACGAATCATGAATACACAACCTCCTATTTATTTAATCAATTTAGACCAAAGTACAGATCGGTTAGATAAAAGTAGCGCAAGGTTGAAAGAACAAGGTCTCACGTTTGAGAGGATATCAGGAGTTTATGGTAAAACGCTCAGTGATATAGACTTAATTAAAAATTATCAACCTATGCTCAATAAGCAACTATTTTATAGGCCTTTGAGCAAAGGCGAGATAGGCTGCTATATGAGCCATAGAAAAGCATGGCAAGCCATTGTTGATAACAAACATCCCTACGCGATAGTAATGGAAGATGACTTTCGATTAGTCGGTGACCTAAGTGATGTGTTTGCGACAATTGAGTGCCTCCCCGTTGATTGGCAATTGCTCAAACTTGCTGCTTACGAAAACAGAACTCGCCCCATTGCTTTTTCCCATTCGGTCAATGAGAAATTTGAGTTAGTTGTACACAAAAAAGCCATGACGGGATGCTGTGCTCAAGCAATTAGCTACGAAGGGGCTAAAACTTTACTTGCAGCAACTGAACAGTTTGCTCGACCTGTCGATACAGATCTTCAGCATGTTTGGGAAACAAAAGTTGCTGTGTATTCTTTAATGCCATATTACATCGAACAAGATCTTGGTTTTGATAGTGATATTAGTGCAGCATCAGGGACTAAAAAAGTTAAAAAGCGCTTTTGGAAGCGTAAATGGCTA
This window harbors:
- the tsaB gene encoding tRNA (adenosine(37)-N6)-threonylcarbamoyltransferase complex dimerization subunit type 1 TsaB — protein: MKHNLLAIDASTEALSLALHYNDQTYRHFEVCPQQHSQKILPEIERLLSKANCQLSDLDGIVFGRGPGSFTGVRISVAIAQGLAFSSNLKLVGVSTLEAMALQAVRQCNVSQVLSGIDARMGEIYLAHYQVSSDGTVAVVEDEIVCAPEDVKCFEPQIAAVGSAWQAYPELVKSNNLDVQEAITLPDAFYMLELGDLAFSKGLSVDAASAQPHYVRDTVTWKKLPGRE
- a CDS encoding ATP-dependent DNA helicase; translation: MALAIEKTIADNGQCVVEAGTGTGKTFAYLAPLLLSKQKSIISTGSKALQEQLYHRDLPTLQKALKVGKTTALLKGRANYLCTYRLSQHVAHVPSDDPDIMHQLAMVAKFATETDSGDLADCIGIEEDAKVLPYVNSTADNCLGKDCPDFQSCYIRKARLKAMEADLVVINHHLFFADMAVKDSGFAELMPTADNYVFDEAHQLPQIASDYFGESFSTKQLGDLINDIRLIYRSDIPDMLQLGKTLNKLETSVADLRISFGVEGGRGDWRAALASKQVCDALHRVISDLDFLYQVLKTCLDRSDKIEHPFERVLKFKGQLERAFDVSQTGFSYWFETTRRYISIHITPLDVSGKFQEIVEKTKSSFVFTSATLSVDDSLAHFNASLGLTPSHQSIVVSPFDYQQQALLCLPRYLPESRDDLMPHTLVKIAKQLISAAKGRTFLLFTSYRVMHLVFEGLSTALEYPVFMQGQSSKRIILEQFVRHGNAVLLGTASFWEGVDVRGDTLSCVMIDKLPFTSPDDPLLQARMNDAEMQGKEPFSTIQLPQAVISLKQGVGRLIRDNSDKGVLVICDNRLVTRKYGQTFLKSLPAMKRTRCLETATKFLENIK
- the hisG gene encoding ATP phosphoribosyltransferase → MMNSNRLRIAIQKSGRLSKDCQNLLKQLGVKLNLREQRLIAHSTNMPIDVLRVRDDDIPGLVMDGVCDLGIVGENVLVEAQAERAGGTQNAEVIKLSKLDFGYCRLALAWPQELGPQDKSWFEGKRIATTYPEILKQYLQRENINASAVMLTGSVEVAPRAGLADAICDLVSTGATLEANGLMQGDTILESNACLIQNPNLADSDKLALINKLMPRLKGVRQAKESKYIMLHAPKDKLDEICELLPGTGQPTLLALAGSDEYVALHMVSTETLFWETMEELKALGANSILVMPIEKMME
- the hisD gene encoding histidinol dehydrogenase; the encoded protein is MIRWNEETPQTQQALLTRPAVMASKTVENSVLKIIEEVASEGDAALLKYAELFDKRVNPRLVVPQDEIDNSAAQLSTELKKAIEQAYANVKAFHQAQQPKDIKLTTSPGVECELKYQAIDAIGLYVPGGSAPLPSSVLMQGVCAQLSGAKTVVLCTPVNGESRISPAILYAAKLCGITTVIESGGAGAIAAMALGTQSVPKVNKVFGPGNSYVTMAKQLLSQSQTGFAIDMPAGPSEVLIIADERANPEFIAADLLSQAEHGSDSQVILLCNSEAIIEQTQRALDAQLQALTRRDIAQAAMNNSALILVNSLEQAFDISAQYGPEHLILQLADATPYLPLVKNAGSVFVGDYTPESAGDYASGTNHVLPTYGYSKVYSSLNLLDFYRTYTVQSITAQGLKNLSSAIVPLADAEGLDAHANAVKIRLEAMNND
- the hisC gene encoding histidinol-phosphate transaminase translates to MTKQVFPNNILPDNINALAAYSSAKSQKLTGSTWLNANESPYTKTFELSLSDLNRYPDPQPENVINAYAQYAGLGAEQVLMTRGADEGIELLVRTYCASGKDSIALFMPTYGMYKVTADSHNVAINALTQELLLEGSVEQIITAVGNSKLVFICNPNNPTGSLTPLNKISAIANALENKAIVVVDEAYIEFCPQQTATTLLQEFANIVVLRTLSKAFALAGLRTGFMLANTALLAPVRKVIAPYPVSRVVATIAEQALQSDAITQMRRQVTILNRAKVILMQWLESSPAVSKVLNGQGNFVTAQLKNKADIDKAMKGGLIMRPFTLCEQDNWLRISIGNEQELEQVKLWLETLGSKL
- the hisB gene encoding bifunctional histidinol-phosphatase/imidazoleglycerol-phosphate dehydratase HisB, producing the protein MSNPYLFIDRDGTLIDEPITDKQVDSLEKLVLLPNVIPALLQLQAAGYKLVMVSNQDGLGTNSFPIADFDIAQNKMMEIFTSQGIKFDEVLICPHFNEDNCQCRKPKTGLLTELMRSGKVDLERSYVIGDRQTDIGLAENLCIQGILYDGDWPAIVTQLTTQNRTACVTRNTKETQICVSANLDQNANGEINTGLGFFDHMLDQIRTHANIGLNIKASGDLHIDEHHLVEDVGIALGQVLKRALGTKSQIARYGFALPMDECKAECQLDLSGRASFVLNANFSREKVGDLDVQMVEHFFKSLADNAQVSLILSVTDGNCHHQVEGLFKAFARALRMAIAQDLQQQTASSKGCL
- the hisH gene encoding imidazole glycerol phosphate synthase subunit HisH; the encoded protein is MIAIINTGCANINSVRFAFERLGVTPEVITDPAQLAHFDRAILPGVGHAKVAMERLKQGGWQQAIAEYDKPLMGICLGMQLLCEHTDEGDVSCLGMIPGNVGLLEVGELTSPHMGWNNLCEVKPHPLTKGLSAQQQVYFVHSFAHTPNEATLAQGEYGSAFSAIVAKDNYAGMQFHPERSAKVGAQLLQNFIDWQLP
- a CDS encoding 1-(5-phosphoribosyl)-5-[(5-phosphoribosylamino)methylideneamino] imidazole-4-carboxamide isomerase, with the protein product MIIPALDVLQNQIVRLYQGKYDTAQFYPYELGQRLQKYQNSGAQKLHLVDLEGARDPQKKQWLQIQAATKALNVPYQVGGGIRSFDDVKQWLEAGANQVVIGSMAVDKQQEVAMWIQEFGAERFVIALDVNQTETGWATATHGWLAGGQDNLFELVDFYYALGVVDFLCTDISKDGTMTGPSFKLYEQLVAHNTQIKVQASGGVSSLEDIEKLSRIGVGGVILGKSLLDGVFTVEEALACYQNA